The genomic DNA CTTGGTCATGGCCGGGCCGAAGGCGATCTCGGGGGGCCGGCGGCGCGCCGGGGGGTGCACACTGACGGCGGGCTGCAGGCCGAACAGGGTGCGGTGCATGACGTCGGCGAGGGCGTCGGCCACCCGGCCGGCGGGCCACGCCGCCGGAGCGGCCGAGCGCAGCGTGGCCGCGGTGCCGATGCCCGCGGTGACCGACTTCACCAGCAGGTCGAGGGTGGCGTCGAGCGATCGGTCAGGGACGGTGCTGCCCTCGATGCGGGCGCGCAGTCGCGCCCGGTTGCGCTCGCCGGTGCGCATCGAGCCGCCGGCGACCTCCTCGTCGCTGGTGACCGCGGACTGGAAGGTGGAGAACACGGGGGTGAAGCGGGCGTGGATCTCGACGTAGCGCTCGACCCAGTTGCGGAGCTGGGTCCACCCATCCAGGTCGGGGGTGAGCGGCCCGAGGGCCTCGACCGACGCGTTCAGCTGGCGGGCCACCTGCCCGGCGAGCTGGCGGAACACGTCCTCTTTGCCGGCGAAGTACTGGTAGAAGGAGATGCGCGAGCAGCCCGCCTCTTTGGCGATGCGGTCGATGCTGCACGGGTGGTAGCCCACCTCGCCGAACACGGTGAGGGCGGCGTCGAGGATGCGCTGCTGCGTGCGCTGCCCGCGGGCGCCGACGGTGGGGTTGTCGGAGAAGGGGGCGCGCCGGAGCACCGGCTCCGGCTCGCCGGGAGCGCCCGGTGGCGCCGCGCCCTTGTCCGCCTCGGCCATCTAGGGCTCGGCCCGCACCTGGTCCTTGACCGCCGGGACGATGGGCGGGGCGTCCTTGAAGTGGGGGATGCCGTCCTGCTCCTGGGCGACGGGGTAGCCGCCGCCGTGCACCCACGCCCAGTGCGAGTGGTTCAGCTCGTGGAGGGTGAAGCAGGCGTTCAGCGAGTTGTAGAAGCCCTGGTTGTCGACGGTCTGGTTGACCGCCTCCTTGATGAGCAGCGCGGCCATCGTGGGCGTCTGGGCGATGCGCCGGGCGAACTCGACGGCGCGGTCCTGCACGACGTCGGCGGGGAAGATCTTGGACACCATGCCGAGCGCATGCGCCTCCTCGCCGGAGATGGAGTCGCCGGTGAGGAGCAGCTCCTTGGCCTTGCGGGGGCCGAACTCCCACGGGTGACCGAAGTACTCGACGCCGCACATCCCGAGGCGGCTGCCCACCACGTCGGCGAAGGTGGTGCCCTCGGCGGCGACGATGAGGTCGCAGGACCAGAGCAGCATGAGCGCGGCGGCGTAGACGTCGCCGTGGGCCACACCGATGGTGATCTTGCGCAGGTTGCGCCAGCGGCGGGTGTTCTCGAAGAAGTAGTGCCACTCCTGGAGCATCAGGGCCTCGGCGCCCTCGCGGGTGCCGCCGTTGATGGCGCGGGTGGGGTGCTGGTTCGGGCCGGGCGTGTACTCCTCGACGGAGACCTTCGAGCCGAGGTCGTGGCCGGAGGAGAACATCTTCCCGTTGCCGCCGAGGATGACCACGCGGACCTGGTCGTCGGCCTCGGCCCGCAGGAAGGCGTCGTTCAGCTCGACGAGCATGCCCCGGTTCTGGGCGTTGCGGGCGTCCGGCCGGTCGAGCATGATCCGGGCGATCGTCCCGTCGTCGAGGGTCTCGTAGGTGACGAACTTGTAGTCGGGCTGACCGTCGGACATGGTCGGGGGCCTCCTGTGGCGGGGCGTCGTCGGTGGATCGCTGGCCCGGACCCTAGTGGGTATCTAACGGTGACGTCACCCATCCGCTAGGCTGCGCGGCGCTACGAGGCGTGGGCTGTCGCCGTGCGCCGCCACCGGGGAGGACACGAGGATCCATGGAGCTACGGCCGGGCCTGAAGTTGGCGAGTGCGGTCTGCGACGCGCAGGTGGTCGTGGTGCGCGCCCCGGCGGGTGACGTCGAGGTGGGCTGCGGTGGTGCGCCGATGGTCCCCGACGGCGAGGACGCGCCGGCCGGCGCCGCCCTCGACGAGTCCCTGGGGGACGGGCCGCAGCTCGGTAAGCGCTACGCCGACGAGGAGCTCGGGCTCGAGCTGCTCTGCACCCGCGCCGGCGCCGGCGCGCTGACCGCCGACGGTGCGGTGCTGGCGCTGAAGGGCGCCAAGCCCCTGCCCTCGTCGGACTGACCTCGTGCCGGCGCCGAGCCCACCTCGTGTCGCCGCCCGCCGGCACCCGTCGCCTGACCGTCGGCCGTCGAGCGATCGGCGTGTCGACGAGCCCCACCGCCTGACCCCCTGACGGATCCGGAGCGCCTCCTGTGAACCTCCTCCTGCTTGCCGACATGGCCGCGGCCGGTCGCGCCGACGAGGTCGCGGTGCAGGCCGGCGGCGAGTCGCTGACCGCGGCCGAGCTGCTGGCCGGCGCCTGGGCGGGCGCCGCCCTGGTCGACGGCGCCGACGTGCTCGCCTACGTGGGCACCAACGGTCTGGCCTTCCCCCTCGGGCTGTTCGCGGCGGCGGCGGCCGAGGTGCCCTTCGTTCCCTTGAACTACCGACTCACCGACGAGCAGCTCCACGAGCTCCTCGTCCCCCTCGGCCAGGCGTTGGTGATCGCCGAGGGCGAGGTGGGTGAGCACCTCGCCGCCCGCGGTCACCGGGTGGTGGCCGCCGAGGACTTCGTGGCCGCCGCCCGCGCCGGCGCCGACCTCGGCGACCTGCCCTTCGACGCCGAGGCCCCCGCGGTCCTGCTCTACACGAGCGGCACGACCGCGGCGCCCAAGGCCGCGGTGCTGCGCCACCGCCACCTCACCTCGTACATCATCGGCACCGTCGAGTTCGGCGGCGCCGGCGAGCACGAGACCGTCCTCGTGAGCGTGCCGCCGTACCACATCGCCGGCATCGCCAACCTGCTCTCGAACCTCTACGCCGGCCGGCGCATCGTCTACCTGACCCAGTTCGACGCCCGGGGCTGGGTCGACGCCGTGCGTCGCGAGCAGGTCACCAACGCCATGGTCGTCCCCACGATGCTGTCGCGCATCTGCGACATCGTGGAGGCCGACCGCGAGGGCCTGCCCACCCTGCGCTCGCTGAGCTAC from Acidimicrobiales bacterium includes the following:
- a CDS encoding TetR/AcrR family transcriptional regulator translates to MAEADKGAAPPGAPGEPEPVLRRAPFSDNPTVGARGQRTQQRILDAALTVFGEVGYHPCSIDRIAKEAGCSRISFYQYFAGKEDVFRQLAGQVARQLNASVEALGPLTPDLDGWTQLRNWVERYVEIHARFTPVFSTFQSAVTSDEEVAGGSMRTGERNRARLRARIEGSTVPDRSLDATLDLLVKSVTAGIGTAATLRSAAPAAWPAGRVADALADVMHRTLFGLQPAVSVHPPARRRPPEIAFGPAMTKVLESHHDGADLTPAGRRTLEALLAAGRQELVKHGYHGTRVDDIVTAADLSHGAFYRYFENKDEFARLLAGEAMRTVSTAFAGIPTEAVHADGSGAEGAEADGGVDGAAALRTWLRRYNSAQAGEAALIRVWSDATFQEPALRTESAAVLDWGRRQMARFLQPRPFGGDVDTEAVVLVALLEVYGARARSSAATATAADVIERGLLGRTMD
- a CDS encoding enoyl-CoA hydratase codes for the protein MSDGQPDYKFVTYETLDDGTIARIMLDRPDARNAQNRGMLVELNDAFLRAEADDQVRVVILGGNGKMFSSGHDLGSKVSVEEYTPGPNQHPTRAINGGTREGAEALMLQEWHYFFENTRRWRNLRKITIGVAHGDVYAAALMLLWSCDLIVAAEGTTFADVVGSRLGMCGVEYFGHPWEFGPRKAKELLLTGDSISGEEAHALGMVSKIFPADVVQDRAVEFARRIAQTPTMAALLIKEAVNQTVDNQGFYNSLNACFTLHELNHSHWAWVHGGGYPVAQEQDGIPHFKDAPPIVPAVKDQVRAEP
- a CDS encoding long-chain fatty acid--CoA ligase — translated: MNLLLLADMAAAGRADEVAVQAGGESLTAAELLAGAWAGAALVDGADVLAYVGTNGLAFPLGLFAAAAAEVPFVPLNYRLTDEQLHELLVPLGQALVIAEGEVGEHLAARGHRVVAAEDFVAAARAGADLGDLPFDAEAPAVLLYTSGTTAAPKAAVLRHRHLTSYIIGTVEFGGAGEHETVLVSVPPYHIAGIANLLSNLYAGRRIVYLTQFDARGWVDAVRREQVTNAMVVPTMLSRICDIVEADREGLPTLRSLSYGGARTPSTVLQRVMTVLPDVNLVNAYGLTETSSTIAVLGPDDHRAARDGDAVAIGRLASVGQVLPTVEVQVRGAEGEVLGAGEVGEIWVRGEQVSGEYAGRENPLDDEGWFPTRDRGWVDDEDYLFVEGRSDDTIIRGGENIAPAEIEEVLLTHDDVAECAVVGVPDDEWGQRIAAVVVLRPGATPDASALQDHARAALRGSKTPDVVVFHETLPHTETGKLLRRVVLADLAAELDAGA